A DNA window from Allokutzneria albata contains the following coding sequences:
- a CDS encoding NAD(P)-dependent oxidoreductase encodes MTKDNTDTPVTVVGLGAMGKALAAAFLKAGHPTTVWNRTAGKADDLVANGAVQAATVEDAITASPLVVVCLLDYPTLHKVLGGAATTLTGRTLVNLTNGTPGQARETATWAAGTGADYLDGGIMAVPPMIGQPGSLVLYSGPRPAFDQHSGALGSLGSAQHVGTDPGLASLYDLALLTAMYGQFAGVSHALAMVGPEHAEALTALLPSWLIATAPLSATAGDDDDSPSDMQAVAIANITAASTEQGVHPDLLRHLLIPLRDLLGARAAGQELDALIDQVRTG; translated from the coding sequence ATGACGAAGGACAACACCGACACCCCGGTGACGGTCGTCGGACTCGGCGCGATGGGCAAGGCCCTGGCCGCCGCGTTCCTGAAGGCCGGGCACCCGACCACCGTCTGGAACCGCACCGCGGGCAAGGCCGACGACCTCGTGGCGAACGGCGCCGTGCAGGCCGCCACCGTAGAGGACGCGATCACCGCGAGCCCGCTCGTGGTCGTCTGCCTCCTCGATTACCCGACCCTGCACAAGGTCCTCGGCGGCGCCGCGACGACGCTCACGGGCCGCACGCTGGTGAACCTGACCAACGGCACGCCAGGCCAAGCGCGCGAGACCGCGACCTGGGCCGCCGGGACCGGTGCCGACTACCTTGATGGCGGGATCATGGCGGTGCCGCCGATGATCGGTCAGCCCGGGTCGCTGGTGCTCTACAGCGGCCCACGACCCGCGTTCGACCAGCACTCCGGCGCGCTCGGCAGCCTCGGCTCCGCTCAGCACGTCGGCACCGATCCCGGTCTGGCTTCGCTGTACGACCTGGCCCTGCTCACCGCGATGTACGGCCAGTTCGCCGGCGTCAGCCACGCACTCGCCATGGTCGGCCCGGAGCACGCCGAGGCTCTGACCGCGCTGCTGCCCTCGTGGCTGATCGCGACGGCGCCGTTGTCGGCCACCGCGGGCGATGACGACGACTCCCCCTCGGACATGCAGGCAGTGGCGATCGCCAACATCACCGCCGCGAGCACCGAGCAGGGCGTTCACCCCGACCTGCTGCGCCACCTGCTCATCCCGCTCCGCGACCTGCTCGGCGCCCGTGCCGCCGGTCAGGAACTCGACGCCCTCATCGACCAGGTCCGGACCGGCTGA
- a CDS encoding BTAD domain-containing putative transcriptional regulator, protein MRFGVLGPLEVWTADGTPVTVRESKVRALLADLLLHEGEFVSADRLIDDLWGEALPVNPSKTLQTRVWQLRRALDEAEPGARELIVSRPPGYALRVEPDMVDTGRFEALRGRARAVDDPRAKVKLLTEALDLWRGPAFAEFQDAEFARHAIERLTENRLAVLEDRAEAWLAADGLDATDLLGELGELVDRHPLRERVRAIHMRALYRAGRQGEALEGYDQLRRRLADELGLDPGPELVALRQAILQRDPRLGAEPPTNLPAPLTALIGRVEAVAELRALLGENRLVTLTGPGGVGKTRLAVETARQLVKSFPDGVWLVELSGADRGVADLVSTVVGLRDDAPGPGLEQRLASMLRAKKLLLVLDNCEHLVEDVAELAERLLRAAPDLRVLATSRQPLAADGEAVWPVPPLEPEAAARLLAARAAPGGVLHDSDAEAVATICRRLDGIPLALELAATRLRVLGVRELAARIDDRFALLAEGRRTAPSRQRTLRAVIDWSWELLTEAEQIVLRRLAVHVEGCTLDAAETVSGAALDVLARLVDRSLVVMTETADGPRYRLLESVAAYCLERLAEAGETEDLRARHRRYYTEFAERAEPHLRGRDQRRWLRQLDAERANLHRALDGAEADLALRLVNALGWYWFLRGRLGEARRALDAALRLGGSAPDRAKAEVWRTGFALLIRDAADPASVQPDPALLDAVDDRTQAEWFLRFTQKGFGARAPGERLLADFRAAGDTWGVAAVLSTEAFTLATGDLAAARRIGAESLALFTELGDRWGQVKAGQVLSLLAEVAGETTTRRPACAGKDCAMPRNSDCGPRWRTNWPGWAAARCWPVITGGRRNSTPVRCGWPRSSRTSGASSTPKSDWPWAPGGRAGSPRRSGTC, encoded by the coding sequence GTGCGTTTCGGAGTGCTCGGTCCGCTCGAGGTGTGGACGGCGGACGGGACTCCGGTCACGGTCCGGGAGTCCAAAGTCCGAGCGTTGCTCGCCGACCTGCTGCTGCACGAGGGCGAGTTCGTGTCGGCGGACCGGCTCATCGACGACCTCTGGGGCGAGGCGCTGCCGGTCAACCCTTCGAAGACTCTCCAGACGCGGGTCTGGCAGCTCCGGCGCGCGTTGGACGAAGCCGAACCCGGAGCGCGGGAGCTGATCGTGTCGCGCCCGCCCGGCTACGCGTTGCGCGTCGAGCCGGACATGGTGGACACGGGGCGGTTCGAAGCCCTTCGCGGGCGGGCGCGCGCGGTGGACGATCCCCGCGCCAAGGTGAAGCTGCTGACCGAAGCGCTGGATCTGTGGCGCGGTCCGGCCTTCGCCGAGTTCCAGGACGCGGAGTTCGCGCGCCACGCGATCGAACGCCTCACCGAGAACCGGCTGGCCGTGCTGGAGGACCGGGCCGAGGCGTGGCTGGCGGCCGACGGGCTCGACGCGACGGACCTCCTCGGCGAGCTCGGCGAGCTGGTGGACCGGCATCCGCTGCGGGAGCGTGTGCGCGCCATCCACATGCGCGCGCTCTATCGGGCCGGACGGCAGGGCGAGGCGTTGGAGGGCTACGACCAGCTCCGCCGCCGGCTCGCCGATGAGCTCGGCCTGGACCCGGGGCCCGAACTGGTCGCGCTCCGGCAGGCGATCCTCCAACGCGATCCCCGGTTGGGCGCCGAGCCGCCGACGAACCTGCCCGCCCCGCTCACCGCGCTGATCGGCCGCGTCGAGGCGGTGGCCGAGCTGCGGGCACTGCTCGGCGAGAACCGCCTGGTGACGCTGACCGGGCCGGGTGGTGTCGGCAAGACGCGCCTGGCCGTCGAGACCGCCAGGCAGCTCGTGAAGTCCTTCCCGGACGGTGTGTGGCTGGTCGAACTCTCCGGCGCCGACCGAGGAGTGGCCGACCTCGTGTCCACTGTGGTCGGTCTCCGCGACGACGCTCCCGGGCCGGGGCTGGAGCAGCGGCTCGCGAGCATGCTGCGGGCGAAGAAGCTCCTGCTCGTGCTGGACAACTGCGAGCACCTGGTCGAAGACGTGGCGGAGCTGGCCGAGCGGCTGCTGCGGGCCGCACCGGACCTGCGCGTCCTGGCGACGAGCCGGCAACCCCTTGCCGCGGACGGCGAGGCCGTGTGGCCGGTCCCGCCACTGGAGCCTGAGGCCGCCGCACGGTTGCTCGCGGCGCGGGCGGCCCCGGGGGGCGTGCTGCACGACAGCGATGCCGAGGCGGTCGCCACGATCTGCCGCAGGCTCGACGGGATCCCCCTGGCCCTGGAACTGGCGGCGACCCGGTTGCGGGTGCTCGGGGTGCGCGAGCTGGCCGCGCGGATCGACGACCGGTTCGCCCTGCTCGCCGAGGGACGCCGCACCGCACCGAGCCGTCAGCGGACGCTGCGCGCGGTGATCGACTGGAGCTGGGAACTGCTGACCGAGGCGGAACAGATCGTGCTGCGGCGCCTGGCAGTGCACGTGGAGGGCTGCACCCTCGACGCGGCCGAGACGGTGTCCGGTGCGGCACTGGACGTCCTGGCCCGGCTGGTGGACCGCTCGCTGGTCGTCATGACCGAGACGGCGGACGGGCCGCGTTACCGGCTGCTCGAATCCGTCGCCGCGTACTGCCTGGAACGCCTGGCCGAGGCGGGGGAGACCGAGGACCTGCGAGCGCGGCACCGGCGCTACTACACCGAGTTCGCCGAGCGCGCCGAGCCGCACCTCCGTGGCCGCGACCAGCGGCGGTGGCTGCGGCAGCTCGACGCGGAGCGCGCCAACCTGCACCGCGCGCTCGACGGCGCCGAGGCCGATCTGGCGCTGCGGCTGGTCAACGCGCTGGGGTGGTACTGGTTCCTGCGCGGCAGGCTGGGGGAGGCGCGCCGGGCCCTCGACGCGGCGCTGCGCCTGGGCGGGTCAGCACCTGATCGAGCGAAAGCCGAGGTGTGGCGGACGGGCTTCGCCCTGCTGATCCGCGACGCGGCCGACCCGGCTTCGGTGCAGCCCGACCCGGCCCTGCTGGACGCCGTGGACGACCGCACCCAGGCCGAGTGGTTCCTGCGTTTCACCCAGAAGGGTTTTGGTGCGCGAGCCCCGGGAGAGCGCCTGCTGGCCGATTTCCGGGCGGCCGGGGACACGTGGGGCGTCGCGGCCGTGTTGAGCACCGAGGCGTTCACCTTGGCCACCGGCGATCTCGCGGCGGCGCGGCGGATCGGTGCGGAAAGCCTGGCGCTGTTCACCGAACTGGGCGATCGGTGGGGACAGGTGAAAGCCGGTCAGGTCCTGTCCCTGCTCGCCGAGGTGGCCGGGGAGACTACGACGAGGCGGCCCGCCTGCGCCGGGAAGGACTGCGCAATGCCGAGGAACTCGGATTGTGGACCGAGGTGGCGCACGAACTGGCCGGGCTGGGCCGCAGCGCGCTGCTGGCCGGTGATTACCGGCGGGCGGAGGAATTCCACACCCGTTCGATGCGGATGGCCGAGGAGCAGTCGCACCAGTGGGGCGTCCAGCACGCCGAAATCGGACTGGCCCTGGGCGCCCGGCGGCAGGGCCGGTTCGCCGAGGCGGAGCGGCACCTGCTGA
- a CDS encoding SpoIIE family protein phosphatase yields MRHGPRLASLGEMGRLIAARNWSATPLGEIERWSPELVASINTCLPSRVPMLLWWGPELLQIYNDAYVPALGDKHPRSLGQPAAECWAEAWADLEPLARTVLDGEGATYSDNQPLLLNRHGYVEETYWTFSYSPVLDGAGEVLGIFVATTDTTPQVLGERRMRALRQLAESRGATELDAACDAVRRVLAEFTADIPHAEIHLDAEDGVAGRVTASGRAEWRAEEVVQPLVAGRPAPIGALVLGISPRRALDADYRLFLDLVAGQVGQLLAHVLDYQAERRRAETLAQLNRAKSEFFSNVSHEFRTPLTLIAGPAEDALADAVEPLPPGQRERLRIIRRNAGRLGRLVDDLLDFSRIEAGRLQPDAVDTDLAALTREVAESFAPAVRRAGVEFAVSAPPLPRPVRVDPDMWEKVLLNLLSNALKYTLSGRIELRMAVSGDDALLTVSDTGVGIPEDQIPLLFQRFHRVQGSRGRSHEGAGIGLALVHELVRLHGGSVSVTSEEGVGSVFSARLPLSGAEAASTADPQRRSGATVYLEEALQWSAPAPPVSSVSVEDSAVVLVVEDNADMRGFLLRLLEPHWRVLLAADGATGLRMARKHRPDLVLSDVMMPGLDGFGLVRELRADPATTAIPVLLLSARSGEADTVEGLASGADDYLPKPFSGNELVARVRANLDLARLRNRESRFRRALVDSLQEGFLVADERGTVIEINSAFTEITGYPAGELPFPWPHPWIFDADDWPEEHRAQQEVFERFRTGNGGQFRVPLRHRKGHRIWVAVSATTVPGDAGEQLYVCTLRDITAEKLAAERDTTITRFAAVLAAATDVAEVLGAGISALRRALSVPESVAAIFSAEGVPELVVGDLHPAAREALTAARSRPVATVLVALGEAPGVAAPLGGNDAAVWLGLGAGRFLSAEEEALFGLLSSHLAQALHRARDYERAREVALTLQHAILGPTDLPPGFAVRYQPAVQPLEIGGDWYDVARLPDGRIGVVVGDCVGRGLEAAAVMGQLRSSARALLLRANGPAQALEDLDTFAAQIPGALCTTLFCAVIDPADGTLRYSNAGHPPPVLAHLDGTHELLSERSLPLAVVPGRSRQETKVQLRPGSTLLLYTDGLIERRDVPVLEGIGAAQRLVLDSMALRPSELADRLLAELLPPVGHDDDVAVLVYRHPPPPLVMELPALAQRLAPMRTELRRWLARADVAADAAEPVVVAACEAVTNAMEHGYRDDPEGLVHLTARLDGPRVEVVVTDEGRWLPADPAPRERGRGVRMMRALMDDVAIDSGNNGTTVRMWRRRST; encoded by the coding sequence GTGCGCCACGGACCTCGGCTCGCCTCCCTCGGGGAGATGGGGCGGCTGATCGCGGCCAGGAACTGGTCGGCGACCCCGCTCGGGGAGATCGAGCGGTGGTCGCCGGAGCTGGTCGCCTCGATCAACACCTGCCTGCCCTCGCGCGTGCCGATGCTGTTGTGGTGGGGCCCCGAGCTGCTGCAGATCTACAACGACGCCTACGTCCCCGCCCTGGGTGACAAGCACCCCCGGTCCCTCGGCCAGCCCGCGGCCGAGTGCTGGGCCGAGGCGTGGGCGGACCTGGAGCCGCTGGCCAGGACGGTGCTCGACGGGGAGGGCGCGACCTACTCCGACAACCAGCCGCTGCTGCTCAACCGGCACGGCTACGTCGAGGAGACCTACTGGACCTTCTCCTACAGCCCGGTACTGGACGGGGCCGGCGAGGTGCTGGGGATCTTCGTCGCCACCACCGACACCACCCCGCAGGTCCTGGGCGAGCGCCGGATGCGGGCGCTGCGCCAGCTCGCCGAGTCGCGGGGCGCGACCGAGCTGGACGCGGCGTGCGACGCGGTCAGGCGGGTGCTCGCCGAGTTCACGGCGGACATCCCGCACGCGGAGATCCACCTGGACGCCGAGGACGGCGTCGCCGGGAGGGTGACGGCCTCCGGGCGGGCGGAGTGGCGCGCGGAGGAGGTGGTGCAGCCCCTGGTCGCGGGCAGGCCGGCGCCGATCGGCGCGCTGGTGCTGGGAATCAGCCCGCGGCGCGCGCTGGACGCCGACTACCGGCTGTTCCTCGACCTGGTCGCCGGGCAGGTCGGCCAGCTTCTCGCGCACGTGCTGGACTACCAGGCGGAGCGTCGGCGGGCGGAGACCCTGGCCCAGCTCAACCGCGCCAAGAGCGAGTTCTTCAGCAACGTCAGCCACGAGTTCCGCACCCCGCTGACGCTGATCGCCGGGCCCGCCGAGGACGCCCTCGCCGACGCGGTGGAACCGCTGCCCCCGGGTCAGCGGGAACGGCTGCGGATCATCCGGCGCAACGCCGGGAGGCTCGGCAGGCTCGTCGACGACCTGCTGGACTTCTCCCGGATCGAGGCGGGGCGGTTGCAGCCCGACGCCGTCGACACCGATCTGGCCGCGCTGACCAGGGAGGTCGCCGAGTCCTTCGCGCCCGCCGTGCGCAGGGCGGGCGTGGAGTTCGCGGTGTCCGCGCCGCCGCTGCCGCGCCCGGTCCGGGTCGATCCGGACATGTGGGAGAAGGTGCTGCTGAACCTGCTGTCCAACGCGCTCAAGTACACCCTCTCCGGCCGGATCGAGCTGCGCATGGCGGTCAGCGGGGACGACGCGCTGCTCACCGTCTCCGATACCGGGGTCGGTATCCCCGAGGACCAGATTCCCCTTCTGTTCCAACGGTTCCACCGGGTTCAGGGCAGCAGGGGGCGCTCGCACGAGGGCGCGGGGATCGGCCTGGCGCTGGTGCACGAGCTGGTCCGGCTGCACGGCGGGAGCGTCAGCGTCACCTCCGAGGAGGGCGTCGGCAGCGTGTTCAGCGCACGGCTGCCGCTCTCCGGCGCGGAAGCCGCGTCGACGGCCGATCCGCAGCGCCGTTCAGGCGCCACCGTGTACCTGGAGGAGGCGTTGCAGTGGAGCGCCCCGGCACCGCCGGTCTCCTCCGTGAGCGTCGAGGACTCGGCGGTCGTGCTCGTCGTGGAGGACAACGCCGACATGCGGGGTTTCCTGCTGCGGCTGTTGGAACCGCACTGGCGGGTACTGCTGGCCGCCGACGGCGCGACCGGGCTGCGGATGGCCCGCAAGCACCGCCCCGACCTGGTGCTCAGCGATGTGATGATGCCGGGGCTGGACGGGTTCGGGCTCGTGCGGGAGCTGCGGGCGGACCCGGCCACCACGGCCATCCCGGTGCTGTTGCTCTCGGCGCGCTCGGGCGAGGCGGACACCGTCGAGGGACTGGCCTCCGGCGCCGACGACTACCTGCCGAAACCGTTCTCCGGCAACGAGCTCGTGGCGAGGGTCCGCGCCAACCTCGACCTGGCGCGGCTGCGCAACCGGGAGTCGCGGTTCCGGCGGGCGCTGGTGGACTCCCTCCAGGAGGGGTTCCTGGTCGCCGACGAGCGGGGAACGGTCATCGAGATCAACTCGGCGTTCACCGAGATCACCGGCTACCCCGCGGGCGAACTGCCCTTCCCGTGGCCGCATCCGTGGATCTTCGACGCGGACGACTGGCCGGAGGAGCACCGCGCGCAGCAGGAGGTCTTCGAACGGTTCCGCACCGGCAACGGCGGCCAGTTCCGGGTTCCGCTGCGGCACCGGAAGGGGCACCGCATCTGGGTCGCGGTGAGCGCGACCACCGTGCCGGGCGACGCGGGCGAACAGCTGTACGTGTGCACGCTGCGCGACATCACCGCGGAGAAGCTGGCCGCGGAGCGGGACACCACCATCACCAGGTTCGCCGCGGTCCTGGCCGCCGCGACCGACGTCGCAGAGGTGCTGGGCGCGGGGATCTCCGCGCTGCGCAGGGCGTTGAGCGTTCCGGAGTCCGTCGCGGCGATCTTCTCCGCCGAGGGCGTCCCCGAACTCGTGGTCGGCGATCTGCACCCGGCGGCCCGGGAAGCCCTCACCGCGGCCAGGTCGCGTCCGGTGGCGACCGTGCTGGTGGCGCTCGGCGAGGCCCCGGGCGTCGCGGCCCCGCTCGGCGGCAACGACGCTGCGGTGTGGCTCGGCCTCGGCGCGGGCCGGTTCCTCTCCGCCGAGGAGGAAGCGCTGTTCGGCCTGCTCTCCAGCCACCTCGCGCAGGCGCTGCACCGCGCGCGGGACTACGAACGGGCCCGCGAGGTCGCGCTGACTCTCCAGCACGCGATCCTGGGCCCCACCGACCTGCCGCCCGGCTTCGCGGTGCGCTACCAGCCCGCGGTGCAGCCGCTGGAGATCGGCGGCGACTGGTACGACGTGGCCCGGCTGCCGGACGGGCGGATCGGCGTCGTGGTCGGCGACTGCGTCGGGCGCGGCCTCGAAGCCGCCGCGGTGATGGGCCAGCTGCGCAGCTCCGCTCGGGCGTTGTTGTTGCGCGCCAACGGTCCCGCACAGGCGCTCGAAGACCTCGACACGTTCGCCGCGCAGATCCCCGGCGCGCTGTGCACCACGCTGTTCTGCGCGGTGATCGACCCGGCGGACGGGACTCTGCGCTACAGCAACGCCGGTCATCCGCCGCCGGTGCTCGCCCACCTCGACGGGACGCACGAGCTGTTGTCCGAGCGCTCACTGCCGCTCGCCGTGGTGCCGGGCCGTTCACGTCAGGAGACGAAGGTCCAGCTGCGCCCGGGTTCCACGCTGCTGCTCTACACCGACGGGCTGATCGAGCGGCGGGATGTCCCTGTGCTGGAAGGGATCGGCGCGGCGCAGCGGCTCGTGCTGGACTCGATGGCGCTGCGGCCGAGCGAGCTGGCGGACCGGCTGCTCGCCGAACTGCTGCCGCCGGTCGGCCACGACGACGACGTCGCCGTGCTCGTCTACCGGCATCCCCCGCCACCGCTGGTGATGGAGCTGCCCGCGCTGGCTCAGCGCCTGGCGCCGATGCGCACGGAACTGCGCAGGTGGCTGGCTCGGGCCGACGTGGCCGCCGACGCGGCAGAACCCGTCGTGGTCGCCGCGTGCGAGGCCGTCACCAACGCCATGGAGCACGGCTACCGCGACGATCCCGAGGGGCTGGTCCACCTCACGGCTCGGCTGGACGGGCCGCGCGTCGAGGTGGTCGTCACCGATGAGGGCCGGTGGTTGCCCGCCGACCCCGCACCGAGGGAACGCGGGCGCGGCGTGCGGATGATGCGCGCCCTGATGGACGACGTCGCGATCGACAGCGGGAACAACGGCACAACGGTCCGGATGTGGAGGAGGCGCTCGACATGA
- a CDS encoding DUF4383 domain-containing protein: protein MTLEIRAPVQPVAAWVGAVFLALGILGFVPGATTGYEELRIAGQDSGALLFGVFAVSVLLNVVHLVFGVGGLMLGRNPASARLYLIGGGALCLLLWVYGLLTEDSGAANFVPLNAADDWLHFGLGAAMVLLGLVTARAR, encoded by the coding sequence ATGACGCTAGAGATCCGTGCTCCGGTGCAGCCCGTCGCGGCGTGGGTGGGCGCGGTCTTCCTCGCGCTGGGCATCCTCGGGTTCGTCCCGGGCGCGACCACGGGCTACGAGGAGCTGCGCATCGCGGGACAGGACTCCGGCGCGCTGCTCTTCGGGGTGTTCGCGGTGTCGGTGCTGCTCAACGTGGTGCACCTGGTGTTCGGCGTCGGCGGGCTGATGCTCGGACGGAACCCCGCGTCGGCCCGGTTGTACCTGATCGGCGGCGGAGCGCTGTGCCTGCTGCTGTGGGTCTACGGCCTGCTGACCGAGGACTCGGGCGCGGCGAACTTCGTGCCCCTCAACGCCGCCGACGACTGGCTCCACTTCGGGCTCGGCGCGGCGATGGTGCTGCTGGGCCTGGTCACCGCCCGCGCCAGATAG
- a CDS encoding STAS domain-containing protein: MTAKFIGRDDGGVRTVTVIGEVDFTNACELELALTGAAARVVVELNRAVYLDSAGLRVLFAHARDGSLELVLRRGGGVEQVVTLSGLTEIAAVRYAG; this comes from the coding sequence ATGACCGCGAAGTTCATCGGCCGTGACGACGGCGGGGTCCGCACCGTGACCGTGATCGGCGAGGTCGACTTCACCAACGCCTGCGAGCTGGAGCTCGCGCTCACCGGTGCCGCGGCGCGCGTCGTCGTCGAACTGAACCGCGCGGTGTACCTCGACAGCGCCGGGCTGCGGGTGCTCTTCGCGCACGCTCGCGACGGCAGTCTGGAACTCGTGCTGCGCCGGGGCGGCGGAGTGGAGCAAGTCGTTACGCTGTCCGGCCTCACCGAGATTGCTGCCGTCCGCTACGCCGGGTGA
- a CDS encoding SRPBCC family protein: protein MTEVCGRTEVVAPVGLVRPHWHRVESFPEFMRGVRAVRRGSGELTHWQLDDREIPVLVRMTERGISWSTVDGPRYEVVVLWRALPGGRTRVTWRIWVDQDSELGTPEELALRFQGDLERFADRMVSIRGLRIDHGEAWLKDPHGGRQPVAL from the coding sequence GTGACCGAGGTCTGTGGCCGGACGGAGGTCGTCGCCCCGGTCGGCCTCGTCCGGCCGCACTGGCACCGCGTGGAGTCCTTCCCGGAGTTCATGCGGGGCGTGCGGGCCGTCCGCCGCGGCAGCGGTGAGCTGACGCACTGGCAGCTGGACGACCGGGAGATCCCCGTGCTGGTGCGGATGACCGAGCGCGGGATCTCCTGGTCCACAGTGGACGGACCGAGGTACGAGGTGGTGGTGCTCTGGCGCGCCTTGCCCGGCGGCCGGACCCGCGTCACCTGGCGGATCTGGGTGGACCAGGACAGCGAACTGGGCACCCCGGAGGAACTCGCCCTGCGCTTCCAGGGCGATCTCGAACGCTTCGCCGACCGCATGGTCTCGATCAGGGGGCTGCGCATCGACCACGGTGAGGCGTGGTTGAAGGACCCTCATGGCGGACGCCAGCCGGTTGCGCTGTGA
- a CDS encoding aminotransferase class I/II-fold pyridoxal phosphate-dependent enzyme, whose amino-acid sequence MDHSKAPVLDALRSYRESKQLSFLPPGHKQGRGADPRVIDVLGPDVFASDVILMNGLDDRSMTKGVLAEAERLMADAVDADKAYFSTCGSSLSVKTCIITVAGPGEKLLVSRNAHKSVIAGLIISGVRPVWVHPRWDAKWQLAHPPSPEDVRDAFSRAPDAKGMLLITPTDYGACAAIRKTAQICHEHDRPLIVDEAWGAHLPFHPALPAWAMDADADLCVTSVHKMGAGLEQGSVYHLQGSRVDHRVLEARADLLGTTSPSSLVFAGLDGWRRQMVEHGHALLDKAIHLAASVRERLSELPGVRIPDFTESGLADDQDPLKVVVDVAELGVSGYTVNEWLREHRKVDVGLSDHRRFAAQITVADDEATVEELVAAVRAAVQRADDLPRAKPIDLPDPGELELEQAQLPRDAFFGPAEHVDADKAVGRIAAETISPYPPGVPAILPGEVITQPVVDYLRSGREAGMYLPDPADPEVRTIRVTAR is encoded by the coding sequence ATGGACCACTCGAAGGCCCCGGTGCTCGACGCGTTGCGTTCCTACCGCGAGAGCAAACAGCTCTCGTTCCTGCCACCGGGCCACAAGCAGGGCCGGGGGGCCGACCCGCGGGTGATCGACGTGCTCGGCCCCGACGTCTTCGCCTCGGACGTGATCCTGATGAACGGCCTGGACGACCGGTCGATGACGAAGGGCGTGCTGGCCGAGGCGGAACGGCTGATGGCCGACGCGGTGGACGCGGACAAGGCGTACTTCTCCACCTGCGGCAGCTCGTTGTCGGTGAAGACGTGCATCATCACGGTGGCGGGCCCCGGTGAGAAGCTGTTGGTGTCGCGCAACGCGCACAAGTCGGTGATCGCCGGGCTGATCATCAGCGGGGTCCGCCCGGTGTGGGTGCACCCGCGCTGGGACGCGAAGTGGCAGCTCGCGCACCCGCCGTCGCCGGAGGACGTGCGCGACGCGTTCAGCCGAGCGCCCGACGCGAAGGGCATGCTGCTGATCACGCCGACCGACTACGGCGCGTGCGCCGCGATCAGGAAGACCGCGCAGATCTGCCACGAGCACGACCGGCCGCTGATCGTGGACGAGGCGTGGGGCGCGCACCTGCCGTTCCACCCCGCGCTGCCCGCGTGGGCGATGGACGCCGACGCGGACCTGTGCGTGACGAGCGTGCACAAGATGGGCGCGGGCCTGGAACAGGGCTCGGTGTACCACCTGCAGGGCTCGCGCGTGGACCACCGGGTCCTGGAGGCCCGTGCGGACCTGCTCGGCACGACCAGCCCCTCGTCGCTGGTGTTCGCGGGCCTGGACGGCTGGCGCAGGCAGATGGTGGAGCACGGTCACGCGTTGCTGGACAAGGCGATCCACCTGGCCGCGTCGGTGCGGGAACGGCTGTCCGAGCTACCCGGGGTGCGCATCCCGGACTTCACCGAGTCGGGGCTCGCCGACGACCAGGACCCGCTGAAGGTCGTGGTGGACGTGGCCGAGCTCGGGGTTTCCGGCTACACGGTCAACGAATGGCTGCGCGAGCACCGGAAGGTCGACGTCGGGCTGTCCGACCACCGGCGCTTCGCCGCGCAGATCACGGTCGCCGACGACGAGGCGACGGTGGAGGAACTGGTGGCGGCCGTGCGCGCGGCGGTCCAGCGCGCCGACGACCTGCCCAGGGCGAAACCGATCGATTTGCCCGATCCAGGCGAATTGGAGCTGGAGCAGGCGCAGTTGCCCAGGGACGCGTTCTTCGGTCCCGCCGAGCATGTGGACGCGGATAAGGCGGTCGGTCGTATCGCGGCCGAGACAATCAGCCCCTATCCGCCCGGTGTTCCGGCGATCCTGCCTGGTGAGGTGATCACCCAGCCGGTCGTGGACTATCTCCGCAGCGGACGGGAGGCGGGCATGTACCTGCCCGACCCGGCCGATCCGGAGGTCCGGACAATCCGCGTCACCGCGCGCTGA
- a CDS encoding histone-like nucleoid-structuring protein Lsr2: MAQRTVVQLIDDLDGTSSEDISRIEFGLDGLTYEIDLNEENSAKLRAVLEPFVASARRLGGRAKRGTRLGAPSSGRSKDETRAIREWAKANGHEVSDRGRIPSTVIEAYEAANPSAA, translated from the coding sequence ATGGCGCAGCGCACTGTTGTGCAGTTGATCGATGATCTGGACGGCACGAGCAGCGAGGACATCTCGCGTATCGAGTTCGGCCTCGACGGTCTGACCTATGAGATCGACCTCAATGAGGAGAACTCGGCGAAACTGCGCGCCGTCCTCGAACCGTTCGTGGCCAGCGCGCGCAGGCTCGGCGGCCGGGCCAAGCGCGGTACCCGCCTCGGCGCGCCCTCCTCGGGCCGCAGCAAGGACGAGACCAGGGCGATTCGCGAGTGGGCCAAGGCCAACGGGCACGAGGTCTCCGACCGGGGCCGCATCCCGAGCACGGTGATCGAGGCCTACGAGGCGGCCAACCCCTCCGCCGCCTGA